The following proteins come from a genomic window of Thermoleophilia bacterium:
- a CDS encoding MFS transporter has product MRHIRSHRDFRRLRHRVESSQTREPTTGERTAWIQLTVVSAASFVVWTGFGAIIPFLPIFLREETHSSMLMIGVIASMFYVGTLLFSSPLGWLSDTIGRKPVIVCGVALYTLSMFLFTTTREATWFVVFRLFEGIGAAAVGPAGQAFIADITHEKDRSKAYGVLTTAQFGGLVIGPALASPIYYAFGGGVDGFRAIFLAGAIGAACVTLGLFLLIREPICRSQRPARTTFAKSSRPPYRQLLTPAILAFVLIAFTNHFSMGAFEVVWSIRLLDIGASLSFISLTFIVFSVPMLLSFAGGMLADRYSRFVLTIGGFTVAACAWLVYGLTENLQLILVASAVEGLAVAFSYPAKQAFFMQVSPAEWRGTLVGFENTSTQLSGLVGTLVAPAIYGWIAGQVLTLAGSISLLGLAVAAPILRHAWHNVAPQSDTSACD; this is encoded by the coding sequence ATGCGGCACATACGCTCTCATCGCGATTTCCGTCGGCTACGCCATCGCGTTGAGAGCTCGCAGACACGTGAACCCACAACTGGCGAGCGCACGGCGTGGATCCAGCTGACGGTTGTCAGCGCCGCAAGCTTCGTCGTATGGACCGGCTTCGGCGCGATCATCCCCTTCCTCCCCATCTTCCTCAGGGAGGAGACGCACAGCTCGATGCTCATGATCGGTGTCATCGCGAGCATGTTCTACGTGGGCACGCTGCTCTTCTCGTCGCCTCTCGGGTGGCTCAGCGACACGATCGGCCGCAAGCCGGTCATCGTCTGCGGAGTGGCGCTCTACACACTCAGCATGTTCCTCTTCACGACCACGCGCGAGGCCACATGGTTCGTGGTATTTCGACTCTTCGAGGGCATTGGCGCCGCCGCTGTGGGGCCAGCCGGACAGGCATTCATAGCCGACATCACACATGAGAAGGACCGCAGCAAGGCCTACGGCGTCCTGACAACGGCTCAATTTGGCGGCCTCGTCATTGGCCCCGCGCTCGCCTCTCCTATCTACTATGCCTTCGGGGGAGGTGTTGACGGATTCCGCGCAATCTTCTTGGCGGGCGCAATCGGCGCAGCCTGTGTCACCTTGGGCCTGTTTCTCCTGATTCGCGAGCCGATCTGCCGCTCGCAACGCCCGGCCCGGACCACTTTCGCCAAGTCCAGCCGTCCGCCGTACCGTCAGCTCTTGACCCCGGCGATTCTCGCCTTCGTGCTCATCGCATTCACGAACCACTTCTCCATGGGAGCGTTTGAGGTGGTCTGGAGCATTCGGCTGCTAGACATCGGCGCCTCACTCAGCTTCATCTCTCTGACGTTCATCGTCTTCTCGGTGCCGATGCTGCTCTCATTCGCAGGCGGAATGCTGGCCGACCGATACAGTCGCTTCGTGCTGACAATCGGCGGCTTCACCGTCGCTGCGTGCGCCTGGCTCGTCTACGGACTGACGGAGAACCTCCAACTGATTCTCGTAGCCAGCGCCGTCGAAGGATTGGCAGTGGCGTTCTCGTATCCGGCCAAGCAAGCATTCTTCATGCAGGTGAGTCCGGCGGAGTGGCGCGGGACTCTCGTTGGCTTCGAGAACACATCGACCCAACTCTCGGGCCTCGTGGGTACGCTTGTCGCACCCGCGATCTACGGCTGGATCGCCGGCCAAGTCTTGACGCTTGCGGGATCGATCAGCCTGCTGGGCCTGGCTGTGGCAGCCCCGATCCTCAGACATGCATGGCACAACGTGGCACCGCAGAGCGACACCAGTGCCTGCGATTAG